A stretch of the Acidobacteriota bacterium genome encodes the following:
- a CDS encoding phosphoglucomutase/phosphomannomutase family protein, with product MAAPPIVFGTDGWRGQIARDLTFASVLRVVDAAGAWNVSPENTEPGDPWTIPLVHDTRFLSPELAAEGAARLASQGFRVLLTDRPVPTPCASWHVKSRGLRAGLAITASHNPALWNGVKVKSWFGGSATPATYDAVARSADRPLPARAGGAVERLDLHAGYREAITERVDLAAIRSAGLNVLFDSMHGAAGTLLEEIVGTGHATRVTTLRAARDPLFGGVNPEPIPAHLGASRDELRRERYGVVLASDGDGDRLGVLDANGTFVTPHRILALLAESLTARGRISGGIAKTFSTSLLLDRVAARMGVPLYVTPIGFKHIAEKMMSGEVAIGGEESGGLGVSFYLPERDGVLSALLVLEAIAHSGGSFDALLKKQDAAYGAFAYGRRDLHLPMPVLRAFVADLKAQPPANRAGQKVTGVEDLDGVKLVFGERGWLLHRLSGTEPIIRIYAEHEDEAVVERLLAETVDELHRRSGTAAPPPRRT from the coding sequence ATGGCCGCGCCCCCCATCGTCTTCGGGACGGACGGCTGGCGCGGCCAGATCGCCCGGGACCTCACGTTCGCGTCCGTCCTGCGCGTCGTCGACGCCGCCGGCGCCTGGAATGTCTCGCCCGAAAACACCGAGCCCGGCGACCCGTGGACGATTCCGCTGGTCCACGACACGCGCTTCCTCTCGCCCGAGCTCGCCGCCGAGGGCGCGGCCCGCCTCGCCTCGCAGGGATTCCGCGTTCTCCTGACCGACCGCCCCGTGCCGACGCCCTGCGCGTCGTGGCACGTCAAGTCCCGCGGCCTGCGAGCGGGCCTCGCGATCACGGCCTCGCACAACCCGGCGCTCTGGAACGGCGTGAAGGTCAAGTCGTGGTTCGGCGGCAGCGCGACGCCCGCGACGTACGACGCCGTCGCGCGTTCCGCGGACCGCCCGCTCCCGGCCCGGGCCGGCGGGGCCGTCGAAAGGCTCGACCTGCACGCCGGCTACCGCGAGGCGATCACGGAACGCGTAGACCTCGCCGCGATCCGCAGCGCCGGCCTGAACGTCCTCTTCGACTCGATGCACGGGGCGGCCGGCACGCTGCTCGAGGAGATCGTCGGGACCGGCCACGCGACGCGGGTCACGACGCTCCGCGCCGCGCGCGACCCGCTCTTCGGCGGCGTCAACCCGGAACCCATCCCAGCCCACCTCGGCGCGTCGCGCGACGAGCTGAGGCGCGAGCGCTACGGCGTCGTCCTGGCGAGCGACGGCGACGGCGACCGCCTCGGCGTCCTCGACGCGAACGGCACGTTCGTGACGCCCCACCGGATCCTCGCGCTCCTCGCCGAGAGCCTCACGGCCCGCGGGCGCATCTCCGGAGGCATCGCGAAGACGTTCTCCACGTCCCTTCTCCTCGACCGCGTCGCGGCGCGCATGGGAGTTCCCCTCTACGTGACGCCGATCGGCTTCAAGCACATCGCCGAGAAGATGATGTCCGGCGAGGTCGCGATCGGCGGCGAGGAGTCCGGCGGCCTCGGCGTCTCGTTCTACCTCCCGGAGCGCGACGGCGTCCTCTCGGCGCTCCTCGTCCTCGAGGCCATCGCCCATTCGGGCGGGTCGTTCGACGCCCTCCTGAAGAAGCAGGACGCGGCCTACGGCGCCTTCGCGTACGGGCGCCGCGACCTGCACCTGCCGATGCCGGTCCTCCGGGCGTTCGTCGCGGACCTCAAGGCGCAGCCGCCCGCGAACCGAGCCGGCCAGAAGGTGACGGGCGTCGAGGACCTCGACGGCGTGAAGCTGGTCTTCGGCGAACGCGGCTGGCTCCTCCATCGCCTCTCGGGCACGGAGCCGATCATCCGCATCTACGCCGAGCACGAAGACGAGGCTGTGGTCGAGCGGCTCCTCGCGGAAACGGTCGACGAACTCCACCGCCGCAGCGGCACGGCCGCCCCCCCCCCCCGCCGGACCTGA